CGCGGCCAAGGCGGCCCCTGCCGCTCCTGCGCCGATTGAGCTCACGATCGCGGAGCCCGGCGCCATCGAGAGCGCGGCCGCACCGGGAGAGGTCGCCTGAAATGAGCCTCCTCCTGATCCTCCTCCTTGGCGGGCTGATGCAGGCGGCTCGCTCCTTCGCCATCGGGGGCCGGCCCATGGGCTCGGGGACCGCCCTCGCCTTCGGCTTCGTGCTCCTCACCGCCTTCTTCGCCGGCCGGATCTTCAAGCAGGTCCGGCTGCCGAAGCTCACCGGCTACATCGCCGCGGGCATCGTGATCGGGCCGTCGGTCCTCGGCCTGGTCACACCGACGATGGTCGAGCACCTCAAGATCGTGAACGGCGCGGCCATCGCGTTGATCGCCCTCACCGCAGGCAACGAGCTCGACTTTCGATCCTTCCGGCCCCTCTTGCGCTCGGTGAAGTGGATCACGCTGGTGGCGGTGGTCGGCACCTCCGCCCTCCTCTCGCTGGCGGTCTTCGCCGTCCGGGATCTCCTCCCCTTCATGGGGGAGATGTCCCTCGAACAAGCGATCGCGGTCTCCCTCGTGCTCGGCGTGACCATGGTGGCCCAGTCGCCCGCGGTGGTCGTCGCCCTCCGCGACGAGATGGAGGCCGACGGGCCGATGAGCCGCACGGTGCTCGGCGTGGTGGTCATCGCCGACCTCGTGGTCATCCTGCTCTTCGCCCTCGTCTCGTCGTTCGCCAAGTCGACCTTCGGCGCGGCGGGCGACGTCCTCGATACCATCGGCCAGCTCTCCTGGGAGATCCTGGGCTCGCTCGGGGCGGGGCTCCTCGTCGGCGTCCTGCTCGCGGTCTATTTGCGCAAGGTCGCCTCGGGCGCGGCGCTATTCGTGGTCACGGTCACCTTCGTCATGGCCGAGGTCGGCCAGCGGCTGCACTTCGATCCCCTGCTCGTCGCCCTGGCCGCCGGCGTTCTGATCCGCAACGTCACCAAGGCGGGCGACAGGCTGCACCACGAGATCGAGGCGTCTTCTCTACCGGTGTACGTGGTCTTCTTCGCGGTGGCGGGCGCCAACATCCACCTCGACGTGCTCGCCGTGGTGGGCATCCCCGCGGCGATCTTCGTCCTCGTCCGCGGCGCCGGCCTCCTGGCGGGTACACGGCTGGGCGCGAAGATCGCCGGGGCGCCGGACGAGGTGCAGCGCTATGCCGGCATGGGACTCCTGCCCCAGGCGGGCCTCGCACTGGCCCTCGCACTCCTCTTCGCCAAGACCTTCCCCGAGTTCGGCGACGACGCCGCGGCTCTCACCCTGGGTGTCGTCGCGTTGAACGAGATCATCGCGCCGGCGATCTATCGCCTCGCGCTGGTCCGAAGCGGCGAAGCGGGGACGCGGGCGCCCCCGGAGGAGCCGCAGGCGACGACGGCGGCCGAGCTCGCCCCGCCGATCGGCTGAGGAGGGCCGCGATCACGCGCTCCTCCCTCGTCCCTCGCGGAGTCGACGAAGGCGCGGGATGCGCCCCGCTTGCATCAATTCCTCGGCTTCACGGTGTTCGAGCATGTAGCGCTCGGACGGACGAGGGCGAGCGGCGCCATTCGCGCCGGATTGCCCGAGGCCATGAATCGGGACGGAACGTCATCGGTGACCACGCTACCCGCCGAGACGACCGCGCCCGCGCCGATGTGGACCCCGGGCTGAATCAGCGCGCCGTGGGCGATCCAGACGTCGTCTTCGATGACGACCGGGCCGGTGCGGGTCCCGTCTCGGTCGCAGATCCGGGACATCGAGGCGATCATCGCTCGCGCACCGATCTCCACCCGATCGTGCACCTCGATTAGCACCCCGTAGTTGACGACCGCGTCCTCCCCGACGGTCAGCGTACCTCCACGATGCACTCGAAGCTGCGTCGGGATCATGCCTCCGCGGAAGGTCACTCGCGCCCCGAGGCGGCAGACACCTTCGAGGGTGGCGTCAACGCGACCCTTCGCGCCGACCCTCGGGCCGAGGGTCGCTCCGCGAAACAGGGCGCGCGCCCGGAGGATCGCCGCGGCTCGCTCGAAGTAGTACCAGGGCTCGTCGACGAGCTTCCCGAGAGAGGTGACGACGAACCCTCGCTGGCTCACGGGATGCCCCCAACGGCCGCGCGGCGCGGCGGAGACCCCTCGAGCGCGACCCGAGCGGGGACGCGCCTTCCGACGACCACACCGTGCCCAAGACGAACGCCCTCCTCGAGGTGGGCGCCCGGGAGGACCACGCACCGCTCCCCGATCCGGACGCCGCGATCGATGCGCACGGGCACGGACCGCGGACGGGAACACCGATCGCCGTTCGGGATGTGGAAGTGGTTGTCGATCACCTTCGACCAGGAACCGATCTCGACGCCGTCCCCGATCTCGACGAACTCGGTCGCCTCGATCGAGGTGCCTCCGTTGATCCGGACGTCGTCCCCGATCAAGAGCCTCGCGCCGCGGCTGACGTGGAGCTCGATCGGCCCGATGGATCCGTCGAGGAACACGCGGTCGCCGAGGTGGATTCGTCCGCCTCCGTAGACCTCGATCTGGCCGATCACCCTCAAAGCGCGTCCTGCTCTCGCAGCTCGCGCGATCCGCAATCGGCTCCGAAGGCCCTGGAGTTGAACGGAGATCCAAGACATCCGCTCAGCCCTCGTCCGGTGCTCTGGCAGGTCGTTCGGTTCCATTCGTCCCCCCCATGAGCGGATGGTAGCGGGACCGAATCGAGCGACAAGGGCACAGGGGCGTCGGCTGTCTACGAGCCGACGCCCTGTCGTGGCCGGGTGTCGAGGGCCGCCGATCAGCGACGCGGCGGGCGGCGCCGGGCCTTCTCGACCTTGAGCTCCTTCTCGCCCCGCGCCTTTCCGTTGGCCGCGAGGAAGGCCTCGGCCGCGTCGGTCGGCACGAAGACGAAGGAGTGGGCGGGGCGGACCTCGACCCGCTCGATCGCCGCCGCGTCTGCGCCGGCTGCCTCCGCGAGCGCGGCCTTCACGCCCTCCGCGTCGAGGCCGTCGTCCTCGCCCAGGGACACCCAGAGCTTCGCCGAACGGGGCGCACGCGCCTCCTTGCCGAGCTCGTCCATCGGAGGCGTGTCGGGCGTCTCGACGCCGGGCGCCGGGGCCACGTGCACGGCAGGCTCGAGCGACGAGAGCTCGCCTTCGGCCTTCTTCTCGCCGCGGCGGGGGCGCCGGCCCTCGGCCTCCTTCGGTTTGCGGCGCCCTTCGGCCCGCTCACTGCCCCTGCCCTTTCCCTCTGCGCCGCGCGAAGGCTTCGCGCGCGGCGGCGGCGCTGCCTCCACCTCGCCCTCGGCCTTTTGCTGCAGAGCGATCTTCTCCATGCGGCGGTGGGTGAAAAACTGCTTGAGCGCGTAGGCGATGAGGAATTCGCCGTCCGTCCGCTTCTTCAGCTCCTGCGCCAGCGGGATGAAGGCCTCGAAGGCCGACGATCCCATCCCCTCCCGGAGCTCCACCACGTGCCGCTCGGTCCAGAGCTTGCGCGCCTCCTCCGCGGAGGGGAGGGTCCGCTTCTCGAACTCGATGGTGTACTGCCGCTCGAGCGTCGCCTGGATCATGTAGTCGCGGCCGCCCACCAGCGAGATCGCGGTGCCGGTCTTTCCGATCCGGCCGGTGCGGCCCACCCGGTGGAGGTAGACGGCGGGGTCCTCGGGGAGCGAGTAGTTGATCACGTGGGTGAGGTCGGAGATGTCGATCCCGCGGGCCGCGATGTCGGTCGCCACCAGGTAGCGCACCTCGCCCCGCTTCACCTTCGCCATCACCCGCTCGCGCTCCTTCTGCGCGAGCTCGCCGGAGAGCATCTCGGCATCGTAGCCGTTGCGGTTCAGCACCGCCGCCACCAGCGCCGTGTCGTCCCGGGTGTTCGCGAAGATGATCGCGTTCTCCGGGTTCTCCAGCTCGAGGAGGTAGAGGAGGTTCCGGGGCTTCGGATAGTCCTCCACCATCTTGTAGGCGACGTGGGTGATCCCCTCCACGGTGTAGACGTCGCCGGAGAGCAGCAGCGTCTCCGGGGAGCGCAGGTACTTGCGGATCATCCGCTCGATCTCGGGCGGCACCGTCGCGGAGAAGAGCAGGGTCTGGCGGGTCTTGGGCAGGCAGTCGAGGATCCGGGTCACCTCCTCGAAGAAGCCCATCGAGAGCATCTCGTCGGCCTCGTCGAGGACGCCGAAAATAGCCTGCGAGAGGTCGAGGGTGCCGCGGCGGATGTGGTCGTAGACCCGCCCCGGCGTGCCCACGATGATCTCCGCCCCCTCCTGCAGCGCCGTGATCTGGGCGCCCATCGAGGCGCCGCCGTAGATCGCGGCCACGCGCAGGTCCTTGTACTTCGCCAGCTCGGTGGCCTCCTGGGCCACCTGGATCGCCAGCTCGCGGGTGGGGCAGAGCACCAGGGCCTGGGCCTTACGGCTCCCCTCGGGGATCTTCTCGATCACGGGGATCGAGAACGCGGCCGTCTTCCCGGTCCCGGTCTTGGAGCGGACGATCAGGTCGCCGCCCGCGAGCACCTTCGGGATGGCCTGGGCCTGAACGGGGGTTGGATGGGTATAGCCGTGCTCCGCGATCGCGCGCTGAAGCTCGGGCGAGAGGGGGAGCTCGGTGTAGGGGATCCCGGCGACGTAGTCGCTCGGGCTTTCGCCAGCCGGCATCGCCGGCGTCTCCGGCGTCTCGGCCGGCAGGTTCTTTTCGTCCATGTTGTGCAAGGCCCCTTCGATGGGGTGAAGGCGCCCTGCGCTACGAGAACGAGATTGTCCAGGATCCATCGGGAGGCGGGCGCTTGATCGGATGGCGCCACGCCTATATCAGAGTCGACTTTCGGCGTGCAACGCCAGGGACGCCCGCTTGAGCCCCTCCAAGAAGATCTCCAAAGCGAAGGAATCGCCCAGGGCCCGCGGCCGCCGTCGCCCGGACGCCGAGCCGGAGGAGGACGCCGAGCTCGTCGAGGCGGAGGAGAGCCAGGAGCTCGAGCCGTCCTCGATCCTCGAGATCGCAGGAGAGGAGAGCGACGCCGAGGTGGTGGGCGAGGAGAACCCCGCCCTCCGGGCGCGCCACCCGGCGCTCGCCGAGCTGGACGAGGAGGACGGGGCCGAGGAGGAGTCCTCCGTCGCCCTCTCGCGCACCGACCCCCTCGCCCGCTACATGCAGGAGGTCAACCGGCATCCCCTCCTTTCCCGCGAGGAGGAGCACGAGCTCGCGGTCCGCTACACCAAGACCGGCGAGGTCGACGCGGCCTACCGCCTGGTGGCCTCGAACCTGCGGCTGGTCGTGAAGATCGCCTACGAGTACCGGCGCGCCGCCTTCAACGTCCTCGACCTGATCCAGGAGGGGAACGTCGGCCTCCTTCACGCGGTGAAGAAGTACGACCCCTACCGCGGCGTGAAGCTCTCCTCCTACGCCGCGTGGTGGATCCGCGCCTACATCCTCCGCTTCGTGATGGACAACTGGCGGATGGTGAAGCTCGGCACCACCCAGGCCCAGCGGAAGCTCTTCTTCAACCTGCGCAAGGAGCAGCGCCGCCTCGCGGCGGAGGGGTTCGAGGTCGGCCCCAAGCTCCTCGCGGAGCGCCTCGGCGTCACCGAGCGCGAGGTCGAGGACATGGACCGCCGCCTCTCCGGCGACGAGGCCTCCCTCCACGCGCCGATGAACGACGACGGCGACGCCACCCTCGGCGACCGCCTCGCCCTCCCCGCCCGCGCCGCAGACGAGACCCTCGCCCACGAGGAGCTCAAGAACCTGCTCCGTGCCGAGCTCGAGGAGCTGGCGAAGGACGTCGACGAGCGCGAGCTCTTCATCCTCGAGAACCGGATGCGATCCGACGAGCCGCTCACCCTGCAGGAGATCGGCGAGCGCTTCGGCATCAGCCGCGAGCGCGCCCGTCAGATCGAGGCCAAGCTCGTCGCCCGCCTGCGCGAGCGGCTCATGGAGAAGGTCCCCGACCTCGCGGTGCTCTCGCTGGGCGGCGATTGAGCGGGCCTCGCCCAGAGCCAGAACCCTGCTATGTGGGGTCGGTTGGGATCGCGTGGGGCCGGGCTCGGCCTTGTTGCTCTCGCCAGCCTTGGCCTGGCCCCTCTACCGGCCCGGCAGACCGGAATTTAGAGCGGCCCTCCAGCTTGGCGATCCTCGAGTGATTACTCCGGCCATCGAAATTCCCAGGGATAGTCACCACCGCCTTCTCGCCGCGTCGCCATCGAGAATGTTCGACGTCTTCCGTTCAGACGATTCGGCGGTAGAGGACGCCCCGGGCGAGGTCCATTGCGCCTTGCATGACGCCACTGCCAAAGAAAGCAAGGACAACCGCGATCAGCCGATCGATGACTTACGGGTGTAAACCGCCAAATGAGCGTCGAAGGCTCGCTTGTAGGCGGGCCGCGCCTCGCCGCGGGCAACATAGGCGGCCAAGTTTGGATATTCGTTCAGGAGGCCCGACGGCTTCAACCTGAGCAGCACCGACACCATCATCAAGTCGCCAGCGCTGAACGCACCATCGATCCAATCGGCATCGCCCAGACGAACGGAGAGTTGGCCGAGCCGACCGCGAACGCGCTCTTCGACCAGAGGCAGGCGCGCCGCATACCAGGGCTTATCGCCCTCCTGAAGCCTGGCGGTTCCGAGTTCAAGAATCGGTGGCTCCACCGTGTTGAGCGCTGCAAACATCCATGTGATCGCGCGCGCCCGAGCATTGGCATCCTCCGGCAATAAGCCCGCATGTCGCGCGGCGATGTGAAACACGATCGCCCCTGTCTCGAACAGTGCGAGATCCCCTTCCTCATAGGTCGGAATTTGCCCGAAAGGATGAAGCGCCAGATGCGCGGCTTCCTTCATTGCGCGAAACGAAACAAGGCGAACCTGGTAGGGCTGGCCCACTTCCTCAAGCGCCCAGCGAACGCGCGTATCACGCGCCAATCCCTTTCCGCCATCGGGTGAGCGTTCAAAGGCGGTAATGGTGATGGTCATCGAGAGTCCCCTTCCCTGGCGACCATGATCGACTGCGGACGCAGACTTTTGCAACCAGGGCAAAGAGGTTGCCATGGAACTTCGCAACTCCTCAAGCAGAGACTTGGGTGACACTTCAGTCCAAGGACATGGGTGACACCTTCTTTGCTGTGCCCCACGCTCGATGTCGGGGGTACGAGGTACAATCAGTGCTGAATCAATCTCGGGGGACTCGATGCGAAGGAGAGCGTCAAACGTCCAGGGGGAGCTGCCGTTCCGCAAGCGGAGCGGCGGCCGACGCGACGGTGCGGGCCGAAAGGCAAAGGGGCCTCGACCCGGTGTCTCCCATGCGCCACGGCCAAAGTTGGCGCCACGGCATCCGGTCCACGTGACTCTGCGGATGCGCGACGAGGTCTGGAACCTTCGGACGCAGCGCTGCTACCGCATCCTCGAGAAGGCGCTGTTTGCTGGCTCGGACCGCCTGGGCATGCGGCTCACCCACTATTCGGTCCAGGGAAACCACCTGCACCTCGTCGTCGAGGCGCAGGATGGCCAGGCGCTCTCACGGGGCGTGCAGGGACTCTGCGTCCGCATGGCGCGCGGCCTCAACAGCCTGATGAAGCGCCAGGGCAAGGTGTTCGCCGATCGCATCCATTCGCACGAGCTGCGCACGCCTCGCGAGGTCCGGAACGCCGTCGCCTACGTGCTCGGCAACGCCCGCGTCCACGCGCTCCGGCAGGGCCGTCCGGCTCCGGCGTCCGCTGACCCGTATGCGGCAGGCCCCGGAGATCCGTCCGTCGCCCTCCCACGCACGTGGTTGCTCCGAGTCGGGTGGCAGAACGCTCGCAGCGTCGCACCCGCCTGACTTCGCTCTACGCTTCACGCTCTTCTCGGAACTCGCGGCGGATGGTCGCCCCGATCTCGGTGAGGCGCGCAGACGGGACGGCGAGCGACTCCAGCCTCGCGAGCAGCGTCTCCTCCCTCACCATCCCGTGCCGGATGGCCTCCCGGGCGAAGGCCCGATCTTTTTCGCGGCCGGCGGCGTACTTCGCGAGCAGCAGGTCGTGGATCTCCAGCGCCCATCCGGTGGCGCCCCGGGTGCCAGGCCCATGGATCGCGATAAGCCGGTCGCGCCAGCCGTTGGGGAGGATTGCGGTCTCCTCCCCAACGCCCTGGGCGTAGTAGCCGAAGGTCGTATGGAACGGCGATCCTTCGCCGATGGAGCCGTCGATCAGATCCCAACGCTGCGGGTGGTGGAGCGGAAACAGATCGGCCTCCATGGAAACCCGTAGTGCAGCGGGCGCGTCGGGGAACTGACCGAGGATCGACTGGCTCCCGATCACCACGATTCCGTCGTCGTCAGCGATGGTCGACGCGGCTCGGATCAAATGCTCGAGCTGTTCTCGGGTCATGGTCGATCGGACCCCGCGCCGTCGGACGATTCACGCTCGTACCGCTCACGCACCTCCGCCCAGAGCTTCCACCGCTCACGCGGATCGAGGAAACCAGAAAAAGGGGTCGACTGCCGGAGCTCGGTGGCCCGCTCGCCCTCGTCAATCAGGATGGCCGCAAGCTCGGCCGGGGGGAAATCGACGAGCCGGCGCCACTCCCTCGCGTAGACGGCGGCACGCCCACCCTCCGCGATCCATGCGTCGAGCCGCTCCCGCACCGCGTCGAGCCGATCGGGATCCCGGAGAATCCGCTCGGCGACGATTCGGTGGAAGGCGAGGCTTCGCGCCTCCGCCAGCTGGTGCAACGACATGGAATTCTCCGGCCCCGCGTCCGGCGCGAGGCGCCGTTCGAGCATATCGCCTCGACGACGCCTCGACGAGCGCATCGCATCTAGACGGCGGCGTCGCCTCTGCCCCGTCGACGGAAGGACACCCTGCCCTCCGACTTCCGTCCGCGAGAACCGCAGAGAGGCGCGTTCTAACGGATCCGAACCGCGATCGGCTGCTCGCGTAGAACCCATTCGGCGAGCGTGTCGATGTCGGCGTCGCGGCCCAGGGCGATGCAGCCCAGGGTCCAATCGATCCACAAGTTGCTCGACCCGAGCCAAGCGAAGGGGCGCGACGGACCGTGGATTCCGACATCGCTCCCGGTGAGACCTTCCCGCGCCTGCCGCTCGGTGGGATAGCCGATGGGGATGAAGGTGCGGAACTTCCGCGACGGCCTTGGCAGTCCCAAGGGATAGTCGCCGAGGGGCGTCTTTCGATCGCCCTCGGCGGTCTTGCCGGTTCCGCCGCGGCCGATGGCAACGGCGTACACCAACTCGGCCCTTCCATCCTTGCACGCAGCGAGCTCGTGCGCCCCGGTCGACACGACGATCGACGTCTCGCCGGGCGGGCACGCGACGGACGGCGGCGCTTCCGCAGTACAACCTACGAACGTGGCGGCAGCCGCCCCGACCAGGCGCCGCGCTTTCCTCCCCAAGGTCATCTCCCCGCCCGACGGCCACTGTCCACGACGCACCCCTTCCCCGTCGCCCACGGTCTGATTCGACCGGGTACTGGCGATGCCTCAGAGAGGCCGCTCCAGCTTATCGGATCGTCCGGAACTCCATCCCCACCGAGTTCAGCGCCGGCGCGCGTCGCGGATCCGGCGGGCGGCCTCGCGCAGACGCTCGTCGGGCACCGTTAGTGAGATGCGGAAGTAGCCCTCGCCCTCTGCGCCGTAGCCATTGCCGGGCGTGACGAGGACGCCGGTCTCCTCGAGCAGCCTCCCGCAGAAGGCGGCGGACGACTCGCCTCCGGGTACAGGGCACCAGAGGTAGACGCTCCCGCGGGTCCGGGGCGCGTCGACGCCGGCGGCGCGCAGCGCCTCGACCATCACGTCGCGCCGGCGGGCGTAGAGCTCGTTCTGCTCGTGCAGCACCTGCGGGGGCGTGCCGAGAAGGGCCTCAGCTGCGGCCATCTGCACGGCGGTGAAGGGGCCGGAGTCAGTGTTCGTCTTGATGACCCCTAATGCACGGATCGCCGCGGCGGATCCGGCGGCGAAGGCGATCCGCCACCCCGTCATGTTGTAGGTCTTCGACAGGGAGTGGATCTCGATCGCCACGTCCTTCGCGCCGGGCACCTCGAGGACGCTGGGCGCCTTGAAACCGTCGAAGGTGATCTCCGTGTACGCGGCGTCGTGGCAGAGGAGCACGTCCTTGCGCCGGCACCAGTCGACCGCGCGCTCGAAGAAGGCGAGGTCCGCCACCGCGGCGGTCGGGTTGTTCGGGTAGTTCAGGTAGAGGATCGTGGCCCGCCTCGCCACACCCGCCGGGATCGCCTCGAGATCGGGCAGGAAACCGCTCTCGGCGCGGAGCGGCAGCGAATACGGCTCGCCGCCGCAGAAGAGCGTGTGGGCTCGCACCACCGGATAGGCGGGATCCGGGATCAGCGCGACGTCGCCCCGATCCACGAAGGCCCAGATCAGATGCGCGATGGCCTCCTTGGAGCCGATGGCCGCCATGATCTCGCGATCGGGATCACAGTCGACGCCGAACCGCGACGAGAGGTACGTGGCGCAGGCCTCGCGGAACGATCGGGCGCCCTCGTAGGCCGGATAGGCGTGGTGCTCTGGACGGACCACCTCCTGCCGCATGCGCTCGACGATCCCGGGGAAGGTCGGACGATCCGGATCGCCGATCCCGAGGTTGATGACGTCGACACCGCGTGCGGCGACCTGGGCCCGGCGCTTGTCGAGCTCCGCGAAGAGGTAGGGGGGGATGCTGGCGATGCGGTCGGCGATCTTCACGCTGGCTCCTGTCAAAGTGGGGTGCCGGCTCCGGCACGACCCTTTCGACGATGCCGGAGCGAGCGAGCCCGGCTGCTATTTCGGGTCGAAAAAGACGCCCCGGAAGACCTCCACGGTCGGTCCGGTCATGAGCACGTGATCCGACCACTCGATCTCGAGTGGCCCCCCCGGAAGGTGAACGACCACCGAGCGCTCTGCCCGCCCCGTGAGCGCGGCTGCGACGGCGGCTGCACAAGCGCCGGTGCCGCAGGCCAGGGTCTCCCCGCTCCCCCGCTCCCAGACGCGCATGTGGAGCTCTCGCGGCCCGCGCGCGGCGACGAAGGAGACGTTCACGCGGCGCGGAAACGTCGGATCGATCTCGATGGCCGGCCCCAGGGTGGTCACGGGCGCCGTGGCCACGTCGTCCACGAAGAGGATGCAGTGGGGGTTGCCCATGGACACGCAGGTCACCTGTACCTCCGCGCCGCCGAGAGACAGCGTCTCGTCGATGCAGGGAGCGTCGGGTGCGCCTGCCATCGGCAGGGATCCGCGCTCGAAGCGGGGCCTCCCCATGTCCACCCGCACGCGCGCGACGCGGCCGTCCTCCACGAGGACCTCGGGGCGTAGCACGCCTGCCTTCGTCTCGACGTCGAAGGCGTGGTCGCCGACATAGCCGCGCTCGAACACGTACTTGGCGAAGCCGCGCAGCCCATTGCCGCACATCTCGCCCTCGCTGCCGTCCGCGTTCCACATGCGCATGCGGAGCGAGGCCCGCTCGCCCGGCAGCACGGCGATGAGCCCGTCGCTGCCGACGCCGAAGTGCCGGTCGGAGACGCGTCGCGCGAGGTCGGAGGGGTCCGGCGGAAGGGGCCGATCGAGGCAATCGATGAAGACGTAGTCGTTTCCGAGGCCCTGGAGCTTCACGAACTCGAACGTCGATCGGTTCATCGAGCGGCGTTCCTACAACGAGGCCGCCGCGATCGACAACTGGTTTCGATGGGCCTCATGTATCCATTTCCGCCGGGAGGCCCACGACGGCGAGCTTGCCCGCGTCGGCCATCTCGACCACCTCGCCCTCGTCGAGCATCACCGTCTTGCCGGACTCGAAGGCCACGGCGGCGGCGCCGATCTCGAGGCAGGTGCGGATCGTTTCCGGGCCGATGCACGGCGCGTCGAAGCGCGTGTCCTGGGAGGGCATCGCTACCTTCACCACGACGACGCCCTTCCCCGCCAGCTCGCCTGCGCGGCGGATGCAGCGATCGGTCCCCTCCATCGCCTCGATGGCCACGAGCATCCCGCTCTTCACGCAGACGGTCTGTCCCGCCTCCGCAGCGCCCAACGACTTCGCGATCCGGTAGCCGAGCCGGAAGTCGGCCTCCATCGCGGCGTCGGGCCGCCTTCGCCCGTAGACGCCGGGGCGGGAGAGGAGCGCCGGACACGCGACGAGCGGATCCACGATCTCGATGCCCTCGTCCTCGAACGCCGAAGCGATCGCGCGAAGGAGCTGATCGGTCTCCAGGCTTCGGACCTTCGGCAGCAGCTTGAGCGCGTGGAGATCAGGGCGAAGGCCGTCGAAGAGCCGCGCCTTCTTCACGCCTCCCGCCATCGCCGCGCGACCCACACCCCGGGTGTGAAATGCCTTCACCATCTTGCCGAGCTGCCCGACCTTCACCCAGGTGACGTCGTCGCAATGGCGCTCGATCGACGGGTCGGTCTCGCCGTCGAGCGCGACCGCTACCACGCGGAGGCCGGAGCGGCGCGCGCTCTCTGCGACGCGCAGCGGAAAGATTCCCGAGCCGGCGATGATTCCGAGGGAGCGGTCGTCCGCTCCGACCCCGAAAGGCGTACTTCCCATGGGAGCCTCGCGATCCACCGGCGCCGCGGGGAGCGCGGAAGCGCCAGGGTCGGGACATGGGTTTATTGCAGGGCCGGCTCGATGTCGAGGTCTCCGAGCGTGTGAAGAATTCGGTCCCGCAGAAGCGGGCCCGATTCTTCAGCTCGCGCTTCGCGCGAGAGCGCTCCTTTTCGTCTGCTCGCCTCCGGCTCGCGAACCGCGCCCGAGAACTTTTTTTGCAAGCGCCCTTTTCATCGGCCCGGACCCCTGTTACTAGGCGCGTTCCGGAGGACGTAAAATGCCCCGCCGGAACGACATCCACACCATTCTCGTCGTCGGATCCGGTCCAATCGTCA
The Vulgatibacter incomptus DNA segment above includes these coding regions:
- a CDS encoding LL-diaminopimelate aminotransferase, whose protein sequence is MKIADRIASIPPYLFAELDKRRAQVAARGVDVINLGIGDPDRPTFPGIVERMRQEVVRPEHHAYPAYEGARSFREACATYLSSRFGVDCDPDREIMAAIGSKEAIAHLIWAFVDRGDVALIPDPAYPVVRAHTLFCGGEPYSLPLRAESGFLPDLEAIPAGVARRATILYLNYPNNPTAAVADLAFFERAVDWCRRKDVLLCHDAAYTEITFDGFKAPSVLEVPGAKDVAIEIHSLSKTYNMTGWRIAFAAGSAAAIRALGVIKTNTDSGPFTAVQMAAAEALLGTPPQVLHEQNELYARRRDVMVEALRAAGVDAPRTRGSVYLWCPVPGGESSAAFCGRLLEETGVLVTPGNGYGAEGEGYFRISLTVPDERLREAARRIRDARRR
- the dapF gene encoding diaminopimelate epimerase, coding for MNRSTFEFVKLQGLGNDYVFIDCLDRPLPPDPSDLARRVSDRHFGVGSDGLIAVLPGERASLRMRMWNADGSEGEMCGNGLRGFAKYVFERGYVGDHAFDVETKAGVLRPEVLVEDGRVARVRVDMGRPRFERGSLPMAGAPDAPCIDETLSLGGAEVQVTCVSMGNPHCILFVDDVATAPVTTLGPAIEIDPTFPRRVNVSFVAARGPRELHMRVWERGSGETLACGTGACAAAVAAALTGRAERSVVVHLPGGPLEIEWSDHVLMTGPTVEVFRGVFFDPK
- a CDS encoding LpxI family protein gives rise to the protein MGSTPFGVGADDRSLGIIAGSGIFPLRVAESARRSGLRVVAVALDGETDPSIERHCDDVTWVKVGQLGKMVKAFHTRGVGRAAMAGGVKKARLFDGLRPDLHALKLLPKVRSLETDQLLRAIASAFEDEGIEIVDPLVACPALLSRPGVYGRRRPDAAMEADFRLGYRIAKSLGAAEAGQTVCVKSGMLVAIEAMEGTDRCIRRAGELAGKGVVVVKVAMPSQDTRFDAPCIGPETIRTCLEIGAAAVAFESGKTVMLDEGEVVEMADAGKLAVVGLPAEMDT